The genomic interval GAAGAATGTAAAAACCAACTAAAAGATCAAAAGCAAGGTAATGTATCCAACCTGCCAGCAGCAATTGATCGTTATTGAAAAGCGTTCTTACTTCGGCAATCGACCCAAAACCTGCTCCTTGAACACTAAAAAATCCGGTAATGTATATACAATAAATGGCAGAAAGAACCAGTGGAATGACTCGATAGCGAACTAGCAATTGTGTCATCTTCCAAAGGGGAAAGAAAATTAACAAAAACCATTGCAGAGCGGCAATTGCCCCGACGACTGAAAAAATATTTGAGGGATTCATTTGAGTTGTGATTTGAGTTTGTTTAAACTGAACACCACAAAAGTGAGGGTAATCTCTTTTTTATAAAATGATATGGAGTTAAAAAACGTAACGAGCTTATTAACCTATGTTAACGCCGGCTGGCTAATTTTGCCCGGATCCTGCTTAAGCTTTGCGGTTGGATCCCAAGATAAGAGGCAATAAGGTGTTGAGGAAGTCTGTTTAAAATCTGAGGTTTATCTTCAATTAATTCCAGATAGCGGTCTTCTGCAGACTGGAACATTAAATTTCGCTTGCTTTTAACTGCATCCACAAAGAGTTTTTCTGCGATTAGCCGCCCAAACTTTTCGAAACGCTGGCTATGGTTATATAAACTCTGCATATCTGCATAATTTAAAACAAATAACTCGCAGTCTTCTAAAGCTTGTATATAGTCAGGAGATGGTACCTGCAAGAGAAAACTTTCATAATCACCAAGCCAATCACCCTCAAATGAAAATCCTATGGTACAATCCCCTTTTTCACTTCTTGAAAAATACCTCAATCCGCCTTTCTGAACAATAACCATCCCCTTGCACACCTTCCCCGCTTCAAGAAAAAAGTCATACTTTTTTAAATTCAATGGTTTAAGCCGCTGCATGAACAAGAAAAGTTCCTCATCATTGAAATCTACCAAAGCACGTAGAGATTGTGTTATAATTTCGTACATATAATGTTCAGTTGGGACCACCCTGTTTAGCGTAACCAAATATATAGGAAATTACAGTTATTTTAACGCCGTTTACAGATTTGAGTTTATCGGGATACGAAATATAGCAATCAGAGCCCCTTTAGGAACCTATACAGGCTGGAGTCTTCGGAAAAAAGGTTATGGAGAAGGCGATTTAGCTTCTCTAAATGGCATGTTTATCCCTTTTAAACTGACCAGGTCAGAGCGTCTTGCGGCGGGAGATCCAAGATTGTCCCTGGAAGAACATTATACCAGCAATACCGGATATATTGAGGCTGTAAAGAAAGCTGGTGAGGAACTCCTTAAAGCAGTTTTTTGCTTCAGGAGGATATGGTATCAGAAATTGAAAATGCAAAAAGAAACTATCCTGTAAAATAATAATATGTGGATTTAATCCGGTCAGACCTGACATCTGACCGGATCAAATTACTTCTTGATAGCTGTATTAGGCTTATAAGCTGAATACCATTTACCTAATGCTGTCAGGTTACCATTCGCATCAACCAGCGCAGAAGACCAGAGCCTTGAACTGGTTGGTGAACCTGAAAACCAGCTGTAACGCTGTACATAATCCAGTGCTTCAAGCTTAGGTAATAATCTTTGCATAAAGGCCAGAACCATTTCAGGTGTATATGGATTCTGAGCCATAGTAGTCGCATTATTTGCAGCAGTGGCAAATTCAGTGATCCAGATCGGTTTTTTATATTTATCATGCAGATCCTGCAAAACTTTGACAAAAGCTACATCATCAGTGCCTACATACATATGTACACAGATAAAATCAACGCGCTTATTTTGTGCAATTGCCTGATCCATAAAATCATACATCCATTGCCTGGTTGGCCATGCGGTTGCCGGGCTACCTAAAGGCAGGCCTATGGACTCTAATTCAGGCCATGCAGCAAGGGCGTCCTGTACAGATAGGTTTGACTGGTCGCCTAAATCGGGCTCGTTAAATCCCAGGATATATTTCGCTTTCCCCTGCACTCCAAGCTGTTTTGCATAAGCAATATTGGTATCACTGACATTTGATCTGCCCCAGAACATGGGCACGAATTCGCAGTTTTGCGGAGCATTCTGCATTGGAAGATCTGTCCCCCAGGTATAGTACCAGTGGCTTTGCAGATTAATTACATTTCCCCACCACGTGCCATTTTTATTATTCACATTGAAATCAGCTCCTTTTTTACCGGCAACTACAGCGGTATTATCCGGAATATCGGGCGATGAATTGTTATGCTTACTACATCCTGCTGCTACTGCACAAAAGAATAAAAGCCCTATCTTTAATATCCTGACCATCATTGAAATTAATGATTAATATTTCTCGCTTTTGGTGTATTTAAAATGAGTTTTTCAAATGTTATAAAATCCTTGTCCAGCTTAGTAAGTAATTGCTTCTTCACTGACGCTTCCTTGATAAAAGAATAATTTATACTGTTATAAACGATTTTTTTGATATCATCATAAGTAAACTCCGGGTATCTGCTGGCCAGCAATACATATTGATCAGTCAAATTCGTTCTGAGTACGCCTGCATCATCCGAACTGATGACAATAGGAACATTGAATTCTTTATAAAGAGATACCGGGTGACGGTCACCTTTCACTTTCAGAATAAATTCGTTACTGAACAGGTTTATTTCTACGGCTATCCCCTTTTCTTTCATGTAGTTCATTAAAGCATAGCTATTTGCTTCATATGGCATATCTACTCCATGCCCGATACGCGAAGCACCTGCATCATAAACAGCCGAGCCAATATGCCAGGTTAATTCTTCAGGCTTAACCAGGCCAAGCGTAAGTTCACCTGCATGCAGCGTATATTTAACTGAAGGATATTTTTTATGGCAGTATTTGAACATCTGCATATGTAACCAGTAGTCACGCATAGCTACCTCATTATTTTCTGGAGAAAGGATGTTTACACCAACTATAAGCGGGTTTTTACTGGCTGCCTCAAAAGCTAACAACAAGCGTTTGAAAACTTCGCTGGCTTCCAGAATCCTTACGGTATAAGTCTGGTAACGCATAATAAATGAATCATCATCGATATGCAGAGAATTATGCAATTTGTTAATTGTATTTACACTGAAGTTATCTGCACAGGAAACAATATTTTTTTCCATCAGCTTATTATAAAGTGTATCCAATAGTGCCTGCGTGTGCAGTTCATCTTTTTGCTGAAGTACAGTGTGAAATTTCGGATCGAACTGTGAGCTCAATTCATCTATACGGGCACACTTAATAGAGCTAAGCATTGTTTCTATATAACCAACATGTTCTTTGACTGCCCTATTTTTTATTTCCAGCAATCCGGAATCAATATCTTTTTCACTTGCAATATCAAAACCCGGAAATGTTTCAAAGAATTGCTTATCAGAAGGAATACTAACATTATTATAGTCTTTAACAGACCACTTCTTTAAAAGCCTGAATTTATATTCGTCTAATTGCCGGTCTTTTGCGAGCGCGCTGAATCTGACCCAGTCTTTGTCATTTGATGGCTTATTTTCAGCTATTTCAAGGGTTTCCTTTTGTATGAAATAATCTTTTTTAACAACATAATGAATAAAGCTCTCTGCATAAACTGAGCCGCTGTAATGATGATGAAGATCGCCTCCCTTTGGCATTTGTGAAAAGAAAGCTGTTAGCTTAGCCGGGTTGTTTCTGATTTTTTCCAGGTAGTTACTGATCGATTGGGCATGGGCATGATATAAAAAAAAAGCAAAAAACAGAGTCAGATATTTTCTCATTAACCAGATTGGATTGTTAGCAGATAAAAAAATTAATACCCAAACATACTATAGATATTTCAGAATATATGTATTAGTCATCTGTAAACGGACCTTATTTATTTAAATTATTGTACAGATATAATTTATTTTTCTATATTCTCCCCTCCTTAATCCAGGAGAATGATTCCGTAGCTCAGCTGGTAGAGCATTACACTTTTAATGTAGTGGTCCTGGTTTCGAATCCCAGCGGGATCACGAAAGACTCACTAAAGTGGGGCTTTTGTATTTAAAAGGCTTTTTTTTTATAAAAACTATTCAATTTTAGTCATTATGGACCATACAAATCGATTACCTATTCCTGGTCGTAAATTAGGTAACCAATTCGCAGAAAAAAAGGCCTTGAGGTAGATTTTAAAGGGGAAAGTGAGATAATGAAGAAACACCGCACATTAACTGAAAAAATATCGGAAAAGTGTTATCAATATTATTTACTGCAGATGATAGATTAAAAAACCTGGTGCCTTCACATAATAGTTGACCCTATGCGTTGATTACTTATATTTAAAATGAAGCTTTAAATTGACATGTTGAACAAAGTAAATTGACTTGCTAAACAAAACAGCCGCTTTCGGATCAGCCGACATTTGTCTTATAATCATTTAATAAAAAGACAAAATGGAAAAGAATAATTATCATGGCGCATTACAACATCCTGTAGGGTCAGGATTCAACGCCAAATCGACAGCAACTGAAGTAATTAAAGGTATTGACCTGACAGGAAAGATCGCCATTGTAACTGGTGGGAACGCAGGCATTGGCTTGGAAACGACCAAGGTACTCGCGGCTGCAGGCGCAACAGTTATCGTACCAGCCCGGGACATAGAAAAAGCAAAAAAAAACCTTAAGAAAGTTCCGAATGTAGAAATAATGGCAATGGATCTGGCGCGGCCTGAAACTGTTGATGCATTTGCAGAAAGATTCCTTGCATCGAACCGGCCACTGCATCTGCTGATCAATAATGCCGGTATCATGTGGGTGCCCTTACAAAGAGATGGCCGTGGTTTCGAATCACAACTGGCCACCAATTATCTGGGACAATATCAGCTGGTATCAAGATTGTGGCCTGCCCTTAAGCAAGCAGACGGCGCAAGAGTAGTTAATGTATCTTCATATGGACACCAGATGGCACCATTTAATTTCGACGATCCCAATTTTGAACATCGGGAATATCAGACACTTTTAGCCTACGGACAGTCCAAAACCGCCAGCAACCTGTTCGCTCTTGAGCTGGACAACCGCGCAAAATCATTTAAAGTGAGGGCTTATTCCTTACATCCCGGATCAATAGCTGGTACGGAACTGGCCAGAGATGCGGATATGGAGCTGTTTAAGCAAATGGGCTTCTTTGATGAGAACGGTAACATGCGCCCGGAAATCCAAGTCGGCCTGAAAACCATTCCGCAAGGTGCCGCTACCACCATATGGTGCGCTACAAGTCCAATGCTTAATGACATTGGCGGGGTGTATTGTGAAGACGGGGACATCGCGGATCTTGACGTTGGTAACTTCGGAAAAGACAATGGCCTTGGAACGCGGGGTGTACAGCCATACGCTCTGGATGAAACAAATGCTAAAAAGCTTTGGGACTTAACGGAGGAAATGGTAGGAATAAAATTTGATGTTAAATAAAACGGAATAGACGACATGAAAAATTTAAAAGGAAATTCATGGTTATTACCGGTAGTGATAGTTGAGGCGGCTATGCAACAACAAGGGAACAGAAGAAAAAGGTGCCGAATTGATGATTCGGCATTTATTATGGGTTCAGAATATTTATTGACGGTGGACAGTCGATTTGAAGAAATCCGTCTCAATAATTAACTTTATAAAAATGGAATATATAGCCAGGTATTTAACAAAAGAGATCAAGCTTTCCTCCTACGAAGACAAGCTTTTCAAATCAGACCTGATGTTTGACGATCACATGCTCGTCTGGTTCATTTCCGGCGAAACAAAGATCATCCAGTGGGATACCACCTTTAATTTCAGAACCGGTGATATTTTTCTGATTCCAAGAAACCAGTTGGCAACGATTATCAACTATCCTAAAAATGGACTTCCCCATAAAACCGTTGTCATGCATTTATCGCTTGACCGATTGAGGAAGTTCTATGAAAATATCGATGTCAGGAAGAGATCGCAACCCGATCAAAAAATCTACACGTTCAACGATCACCCCTTATTGGAAAGCTGCCTCGCTTCGCTTATCCCTTATTTTGATATAGACGGTCAGTTTCCCGAGGACCTCGCTTCATTAAAAATAACAGAGGCCATCAGTATATTGCGGATGATCGATCCGGGCGTCGACAGCGTTTTGGCCAATTTCGATCTGCCCGGTAAAATTGACCTGGTCAGTTTTATGCAGCGGAACTTTATGTTTAACATGTCACTGGAAAAATTGGGCTACCTCACTGGCCGGAGTCTATCGACCTTTAACAGGGACTTCAAAAAACTATTTAATACCACACCACAGAAATGGCTTACAGACAAAAGATTGGAACTCGCGCATTATCAGTTGCTCGAAAAAAGGAAAAAACCTAAAGAGGTTTATCTTGAAGTAGGCTTTGAAGATCTGTCCCACTTTTCGTTTTCTTTCAAAAAGAAATACGGCATGTCTCCAGTTCAACTGATCTCGGCCTTACAATGACATACATTTACGTATCAATAATTAACAGGGTGTTAAAGGAATTGTCCCAATCTATTTAAGATCGCCGTTGACGGAAAACGTGCGTAATTTTTTTATCTCATCTGCCATCTTCAAATATTTTAGTAATACTTCTGCTAAACCGGGCGAGTAATGAACTCTCCCTGGTGATGATTTTTGCCTCTGCCAACATTCCACTTTTTAGCACAATTTTCCGGGAAGCATCTTTATTTTCAAAATCTTTAAAATCTACTTTCGCAATAAAAACACTGTCTTTTAAAGCGACCTCTGATAGATAATTTACCTCGCCATGAATCATCCCAAATTCTTCAAAAGGATAACTCTGAAGTTTAATGAGCACTTTTTGTCCCAGTTTAATTTTACCCATGCTGTATTGTGGAATAGCTACTTCACCAAAAAATCTGGCGTTTACAGGATTTATGAAAAATAGTTCATCATTTACATTCACATTCTGATTCTCCTGAATAATACCTGAGAAACCAACGATACCATCCACCGGCGCTGAAAGTACATAATGCATTAACCAGCTTTCTGTTTCAGTAATAATCCCATTTAGCGCCTGAATAAAATTTAATCGCTGTTCCATAATGGTGTTATCGAGATCCAGAAGCTCCTTTTGTTTCGCCAGATAAGCGGTATTATTATTTGACAGGGAGGTCTCGTTCTGAAGAAGTGGATATTTACTGGACAGGTATTTGTTCTCCTGCTCTTTAAATTCATTATTGGAAATTACCCCTTTTTTCCTGAGGATAATATAGGCTTTATACTGTAACTCGGCATTTTCTATTTGTTTTTCCTGGATCTTCTTCTGCTGATTAATGTTATCCGTTAACTTTCTGAGTTCATTTAAATCTTTCTCCAAAAAAATCTTCTGTTTGGAATAATGACCACCTTTTATTGCTTTATTAAATTGCAGATAAGATTGATAGAAAACTTCATATGCAGATTGCAATTCGCCAAGATTAAGTTTATCAGATTCAAAGTTATTAACAAAAGTCGATGATGGGGCTATCGTGCGGAGCTGTTTGAGTTTCTTTAAAAGCCGGATAACGTCAGTATGATCCGCTGTACTCTCCAGATAAGCAACAGGCTGTCCTTGCTTAACAAACTGATTTTCAGTCACCAGTATCCGAACCAGTTTACCTCTTTGTTTCGATAAAATCCGCTTGGGAGAATTTAAAGAATTTACTTTTAATGATGTATTGACTATATCAGGATACTTAATAAATGCAGACATCAACACAATCCCTGCAATAACAGTAAAAATAATCATTGTTCCACTGCGTACTATCCAGGAAGGAACGGAGGTAATAATTTCCTCGATTTCATCACTGTTCTGCCTGTTAAATGGCGATAAATTCTCAGGCATACTTAAGCTCCTAATTCTAATTGATTCCTAACCAGTTTATGGTACTCTCCCTTCAGTGCTATCAATTCCTCATGAGATCCATTTTCTATGATTACTCCTTTATCGAGTACGATGATATTACCAGCATTTCTAACTGTACTTAAGCGGTGCGCAACCACCACTACAGTCCTGCCTTTGAGAAACTCTTCGAGGTTATTCATAATAATAGACTCATTATTCGCATCCAATGCATTTGTAGCCTCATCGAAGAAAATATATTCCGGGTCTTTATATACTGCTCTGGCAATGAGTATCCGCTGTTTTTGTCCCTGGCTCAAGCCATTTCCTTCTGCCCCTATTTTTGTATGGATTCCAGCTGGAAGACTTTCTATGAGGTCAGAAATATTTGCAACTTTTACTGCATGAGACAGCTTTTCAAAAACCGGTGACTCATCTCCCACCGCAATGTTATTCGCAATAGTATCTGAAAAAATGTAACCATCCTGCATCACTATGCCGCATTTACTTCTCCAGTATTGATGGCTAATCAGCTCTAAATTGCCAGAACCAATAGTAATTTCGCCTTTCTGGGGTTTATAGAACCGAAGCAAAAGCTTCAGGATAGTTGTCTTTCCGCTACCACTCATTCCTACAATCGCGGTAGTTTTACCTTCAGGGATATGAAAGTTAATATTTTTCAGGACTGCATCGTTTCCGGCACCAGGATAAGTAAAAGACAATTGTGAAATGGAAATCCCCTTATCTTTAGGGAGCGCATGTATCACCTTTTTATCTGCCGGTTCTTCATCTTCCATCTTATGTATCTCATTTAGACGTTCCAAACTGATTTTGGCATCCTGAAGCTGTTGAACAAAACCTATCAATTGTTCAATAGGACTATTGAGCTGGCCAATAATATATTGAATTGCCATCATAGTTCCTAATGTCTGATATCCCTCTATGACTGATTTCGCAACCAGAAAGGTAATAATGATATTTTTACCCTCATTGATAAAAAAAGCACCGGCCTGCTGATATTGTCCCAGAGAAAGACTCCTTACACTGAACCGAAAAATACCCGCCTGTAAACGTTCCCATTCCCACCTTTTTAGTTTTTCAGAATTGTTCAGTTTTATTTCCTGCATACCTGCTATAAGCTGTACAACAACACTCTGGTTTTGTGCAGACAGATCAAATCTCTTAGTATCAAGCTGCCTTCTTTTTTTGAGAAAAACACAGATCCAAAGCACATAAAGTATACTGCTTATTAAAAAGACAATAAAAACTTCACTGTTAAAATAAGCTAGTACAATTCCAAACACCAACAGGTTAAACAATGAAAAAATAGTATTCAAGGTTGATCCGGTAAGAAAATTTTCTATTCTTTTCTGATCATCCATCCGCTGCATAATATCACCTGTCATCTTTGTATCAAAGAAACTCACTGGCAATTTCATTAGCTTTATCAGGAAATCGGTTAAAATAGAGATGTTTGTCCTCGTACTGATATGCAACAATATCCAGGCCCGGATAAAATCAACACTCAGCCGTCCTATAAATAACATGATTTGTGCAATCAGAATGACATAGACAAAATTAAGATTACGGGTATTAATCCCAATGTCCACCACAGATTGAGTTAGAAAAGGTATGATCAACTGAAGGATACTTCCAACACCAAGTCCAAGTAATAACTGAAAAATGAGTTTCTTGTATTTTCCTAAATAACCGAATAAATACGTCAGACTAATTGAGTCACTCTTTTCACCTTCTCTTTCATAGAAATCAGGTGTAGGTTCAAGAATTAAAGCAACTCCCTCAGTTTCATCTTTCCCAAAAATACTGACCCAATTGGTTAGAAATTCTGATTTATCATACGTGATCAGTCCCCTTGCCGGATCTGCGACATAAAATTTATCCTTTTTGATTTTATAAACAACTACAAAGTGATTTTGCTGCCAGTGTACGATCACAGGCAGATCAATATTTTCCAGCTGCCTGCATGTAAGTGTAGCCCCCAGACTCCGAAAGCCTAATTTCTCCGCCGCCTCACTAATACCAAGCATAGACACTCCCTCTCTGTTGATCCCTGAAATATCACGAAGCATCTGTAACCTGAAATTTTTCCCATAATGTTTAGCTACCATCCGCAGACACGTAGGTCCACAGTCCATCTGATCAGGTTGTGTATAAAGGGTAAATTTTCTTAAAGACATTTAATTTTAAAAATCAAAACATTAAAAACAACTATGAACATTAGCAAAGTATTTATCAGTGGAACTAGCTTTTCCTTTTGGTTTTTTCCCGGTAATATAAAATAAGAAGATCATAGGTGATACACTCCTGTACATTCTGTGATGAATCGTATATCCTGTTGCAAAACATATGAATGTAACTGTCAATATTGATTTTGCATTTCATTAAAGACCTGTTATCTAAGGCTGTAACCGAACGATGCCATTTCTTCATCTCAATGTTTAACTTTTTTAACTTTGGATCACTTATCTCTCTTTTCAAATAGCAATCAATCTGGGCCGCATGCTGTTTATAAAATATAGAAGCACTTTTATTGTAGGATTTCCGGCTTTTGATTTTCAGTACATACAAATAGTAATCCCGGCAGGTCGTGAGCACTTTTACCCGTTCTTCTATACTCAACTTAAAAATATCAAAAAGGAAATCAATCCCCAGAACAGCAATGGTCCAGAGGTCTTCACGCAAATGATGTGAATAATAGAGCTGAATAGCATTAATAATAAAGCTTGACTCGTAAAAGAACAAAGACTCGGTAACCACCATATTTTCATTTCCATAGCGTTCAATTTCTCTGTCGTATTGTTCATAGGAAGTTTTCATGATCAATCCCAGTTCAAAAGCCTTTCTGAATTCTGAATTGATTAAGGTGATAATTTTCGAACTTTCTATATCCTTTTTGAAACACCTCACACGTATATGATAATCGGGATCCTGATAACGGATAAAGAAAAACGAATCTATAAGCTGCTGCCCGGTTAACTTATCCAGTAACTTTTTCAAATGGTGACAGATAATATTATCTGAATTGCCGGGATTACAGTAAATTTTAAAGTAGATGCAATCATCTCCATGAAGCAATACCCTCTTAACCAAATTGTTCGTATTCTTTTTTATTCTTTTCGCTATCAAGGTATTACTGATACCATCCATAACAGGGAGGTGAAACGGATTCAAAATAGGAATCTGTAATTCACATGTTCTTTTTCCATCTATACAGTTCAGATAGGCTTCCGTCTGTTCATTCAGTAATTGCTCCTGAAGCACAACAAATTCTCTTTTTTGTAATTCCTGATGCAAAATATGCAGGTCAAAATTCTTTTCGAGATTCAGGGGCATGACATTGTCTGTGCTGGTTAGCGTTACAGAAGTGGGGATTTTTCTTGAAAGCAGCCCTTCAGCCAATCCTTTAAGCGTAATTTTTTCTTTGTGTTTGCCGAATTCTTCGATCCTTATTCTCCAGGATTGCTTAAACACAATAAAATTATCAATAGTAACCCTTGGAAAATGGTTCTGTCCCGTAAATACCCCCCAGTTCCAACTCTCCAGATATCTTTTATTCTGGAATAAGGATATAAAATGAAAGATAGAATTCGTTAACAGTGAATAGTTCTGTGCTGATGGCAAAATTGGAATGATTCTTTTTTTTAATTTTGCATCGTAGAGTATTAATTTATTGCCAGAAAATCCAACATAAAGATTTTTCAGTGCTATCTTTATACCGCTGGTGCTTTCGGGAACATCATAAACTGGAATGAAATAACCCACTAATTCTTTTTGTGCCGAAATATTTACAAGTCTGGGCTGTGAGGAATGAATAATTTCTGCATAAATCGTATCTTCATCTTTATC from Pedobacter sp. WC2423 carries:
- a CDS encoding HlyD family efflux transporter periplasmic adaptor subunit, giving the protein MPENLSPFNRQNSDEIEEIITSVPSWIVRSGTMIIFTVIAGIVLMSAFIKYPDIVNTSLKVNSLNSPKRILSKQRGKLVRILVTENQFVKQGQPVAYLESTADHTDVIRLLKKLKQLRTIAPSSTFVNNFESDKLNLGELQSAYEVFYQSYLQFNKAIKGGHYSKQKIFLEKDLNELRKLTDNINQQKKIQEKQIENAELQYKAYIILRKKGVISNNEFKEQENKYLSSKYPLLQNETSLSNNNTAYLAKQKELLDLDNTIMEQRLNFIQALNGIITETESWLMHYVLSAPVDGIVGFSGIIQENQNVNVNDELFFINPVNARFFGEVAIPQYSMGKIKLGQKVLIKLQSYPFEEFGMIHGEVNYLSEVALKDSVFIAKVDFKDFENKDASRKIVLKSGMLAEAKIITRESSLLARFSRSITKIFEDGR
- a CDS encoding lantibiotic dehydratase, with the protein product MNKLIVRSTLFPINYLDHYNKSSNEIEFILDFFKKSAIFRESVYLNSETLFKRAIVSGDMEMSEKDRHRIALSLIKYFKRMCYRSTPFGLSANIGIGIFGHSDIPDKFQLARKKSFDGSYIRSLAESLKNETDLRNITIYSNNTCYIKKGKIRYIERKYNAGNQAYYFNLVKADHMSEIEELLILAENGTRYSELHDHLKLKGYSSEEIDYFIHDLINSQLLLSELDFMTTANELERVIKAIGKGEISPVTALQEKITQLGKAMELLHEVVSENTSDESVSCYSEIKKITKIDNSEDYVIKVDTIRTSSTVIDPVILSDVRRVLGKLQVIDNCIFSGNELSLFKDKFYSRYGDQFIPVLEVLDPEIGIGFPIGNNSSKSSLLNQVQFDSEQYNPVSLSLWDSFILKKYTAHLKNGNEGELKITTEDIDTLKSKTGTVREIDYGIVNVIPYKMKDGALVYDLISAGDKILADAFSRFAGYSEEMSSYWDELSTIIKGYNDKDEDTIYAEIIHSSQPRLVNISAQKELVGYFIPVYDVPESTSGIKIALKNLYVGFSGNKLILYDAKLKKRIIPILPSAQNYSLLTNSIFHFISLFQNKRYLESWNWGVFTGQNHFPRVTIDNFIVFKQSWRIRIEEFGKHKEKITLKGLAEGLLSRKIPTSVTLTSTDNVMPLNLEKNFDLHILHQELQKREFVVLQEQLLNEQTEAYLNCIDGKRTCELQIPILNPFHLPVMDGISNTLIAKRIKKNTNNLVKRVLLHGDDCIYFKIYCNPGNSDNIICHHLKKLLDKLTGQQLIDSFFFIRYQDPDYHIRVRCFKKDIESSKIITLINSEFRKAFELGLIMKTSYEQYDREIERYGNENMVVTESLFFYESSFIINAIQLYYSHHLREDLWTIAVLGIDFLFDIFKLSIEERVKVLTTCRDYYLYVLKIKSRKSYNKSASIFYKQHAAQIDCYLKREISDPKLKKLNIEMKKWHRSVTALDNRSLMKCKINIDSYIHMFCNRIYDSSQNVQECITYDLLILYYREKTKRKS
- a CDS encoding peptidase domain-containing ABC transporter, translated to MSLRKFTLYTQPDQMDCGPTCLRMVAKHYGKNFRLQMLRDISGINREGVSMLGISEAAEKLGFRSLGATLTCRQLENIDLPVIVHWQQNHFVVVYKIKKDKFYVADPARGLITYDKSEFLTNWVSIFGKDETEGVALILEPTPDFYEREGEKSDSISLTYLFGYLGKYKKLIFQLLLGLGVGSILQLIIPFLTQSVVDIGINTRNLNFVYVILIAQIMLFIGRLSVDFIRAWILLHISTRTNISILTDFLIKLMKLPVSFFDTKMTGDIMQRMDDQKRIENFLTGSTLNTIFSLFNLLVFGIVLAYFNSEVFIVFLISSILYVLWICVFLKKRRQLDTKRFDLSAQNQSVVVQLIAGMQEIKLNNSEKLKRWEWERLQAGIFRFSVRSLSLGQYQQAGAFFINEGKNIIITFLVAKSVIEGYQTLGTMMAIQYIIGQLNSPIEQLIGFVQQLQDAKISLERLNEIHKMEDEEPADKKVIHALPKDKGISISQLSFTYPGAGNDAVLKNINFHIPEGKTTAIVGMSGSGKTTILKLLLRFYKPQKGEITIGSGNLELISHQYWRSKCGIVMQDGYIFSDTIANNIAVGDESPVFEKLSHAVKVANISDLIESLPAGIHTKIGAEGNGLSQGQKQRILIARAVYKDPEYIFFDEATNALDANNESIIMNNLEEFLKGRTVVVVAHRLSTVRNAGNIIVLDKGVIIENGSHEELIALKGEYHKLVRNQLELGA
- a CDS encoding SDR family NAD(P)-dependent oxidoreductase, coding for METTKVLAAAGATVIVPARDIEKAKKNLKKVPNVEIMAMDLARPETVDAFAERFLASNRPLHLLINNAGIMWVPLQRDGRGFESQLATNYLGQYQLVSRLWPALKQADGARVVNVSSYGHQMAPFNFDDPNFEHREYQTLLAYGQSKTASNLFALELDNRAKSFKVRAYSLHPGSIAGTELARDADMELFKQMGFFDENGNMRPEIQVGLKTIPQGAATTIWCATSPMLNDIGGVYCEDGDIADLDVGNFGKDNGLGTRGVQPYALDETNAKKLWDLTEEMVGIKFDVK
- a CDS encoding glycosyl hydrolase → MMVRILKIGLLFFCAVAAGCSKHNNSSPDIPDNTAVVAGKKGADFNVNNKNGTWWGNVINLQSHWYYTWGTDLPMQNAPQNCEFVPMFWGRSNVSDTNIAYAKQLGVQGKAKYILGFNEPDLGDQSNLSVQDALAAWPELESIGLPLGSPATAWPTRQWMYDFMDQAIAQNKRVDFICVHMYVGTDDVAFVKVLQDLHDKYKKPIWITEFATAANNATTMAQNPYTPEMVLAFMQRLLPKLEALDYVQRYSWFSGSPTSSRLWSSALVDANGNLTALGKWYSAYKPNTAIKK
- a CDS encoding helix-turn-helix domain-containing protein, which gives rise to MEYIARYLTKEIKLSSYEDKLFKSDLMFDDHMLVWFISGETKIIQWDTTFNFRTGDIFLIPRNQLATIINYPKNGLPHKTVVMHLSLDRLRKFYENIDVRKRSQPDQKIYTFNDHPLLESCLASLIPYFDIDGQFPEDLASLKITEAISILRMIDPGVDSVLANFDLPGKIDLVSFMQRNFMFNMSLEKLGYLTGRSLSTFNRDFKKLFNTTPQKWLTDKRLELAHYQLLEKRKKPKEVYLEVGFEDLSHFSFSFKKKYGMSPVQLISALQ
- a CDS encoding ABA4-like family protein, with the protein product MNPSNIFSVVGAIAALQWFLLIFFPLWKMTQLLVRYRVIPLVLSAIYCIYITGFFSVQGAGFGSIAEVRTLFNNDQLLLAGWIHYLAFDLLVGFYILQSAHKESISHVLVIPCLVLTFMFGPCGYLLYQMIRKIKASI
- a CDS encoding Crp/Fnr family transcriptional regulator; its protein translation is MYEIITQSLRALVDFNDEELFLFMQRLKPLNLKKYDFFLEAGKVCKGMVIVQKGGLRYFSRSEKGDCTIGFSFEGDWLGDYESFLLQVPSPDYIQALEDCELFVLNYADMQSLYNHSQRFEKFGRLIAEKLFVDAVKSKRNLMFQSAEDRYLELIEDKPQILNRLPQHLIASYLGIQPQSLSRIRAKLASRR